The Chloroflexota bacterium genome window below encodes:
- a CDS encoding ABC transporter permease subunit produces MSANTELERVTEWHGLRGFANLLHKENRAWWGTRRWWINAILWSGMLGGLVVVMLFMLPTVAAATGDPAVAAAGGPLPFGLQMARSIFFEMGSMALALGAIVLSQDLILAEKHSGVTEWLLAKPVARRSYVLAKLSAAIAAVLLLLIALPALVTYLLFFVRLGSLYPFLPFLSGVGIMAVHTLFYLTLTLMLGTFFDSRAPILGIALGVAMGGSLIGGLIQELMYVMPWSLGKMAALIADSQPVPAEMLWSPLVASLLWSVVFTVLALVKFERIEF; encoded by the coding sequence ATGAGCGCTAACACAGAATTAGAACGGGTGACTGAATGGCATGGATTGCGCGGCTTTGCCAATTTGCTGCATAAAGAAAACCGCGCCTGGTGGGGCACGCGCCGCTGGTGGATTAACGCCATTTTGTGGTCGGGCATGTTGGGCGGCTTGGTGGTTGTGATGTTATTCATGCTGCCCACCGTCGCCGCAGCCACCGGTGATCCGGCGGTTGCCGCGGCGGGCGGTCCGCTTCCCTTTGGCTTGCAAATGGCGCGCAGCATTTTCTTTGAGATGGGCAGTATGGCATTGGCGCTTGGCGCGATTGTGCTCAGCCAGGACTTGATTTTGGCTGAAAAGCATTCCGGTGTGACCGAGTGGCTGCTGGCGAAACCGGTTGCCCGCCGTTCTTATGTCTTGGCAAAGTTGAGCGCCGCGATAGCAGCCGTTTTGCTGCTGCTGATTGCGCTCCCGGCGCTGGTCACGTATTTGCTGTTTTTTGTGCGACTCGGTTCACTGTATCCGTTTTTGCCCTTTTTGAGCGGCGTTGGCATTATGGCTGTCCACACCCTGTTTTACCTGACGCTGACCCTGATGCTGGGCACATTCTTTGATAGTCGTGCGCCCATCTTGGGCATTGCGCTTGGCGTTGCGATGGGCGGCAGCCTGATCGGCGGCTTAATCCAGGAGTTGATGTACGTCATGCCCTGGTCGCTGGGGAAAATGGCAGCCTTGATCGCAGATAGCCAACCCGTCCCGGCAGAGATGTTGTGGTCGCCGCTGGTAGCATCACTGCTTTGGAGCGTGGTCTTCACCGTTCTTGCGCTCGTGAAATTTGAAAGAATAGAGTTTTAG
- a CDS encoding ABC transporter ATP-binding protein, with translation MTRTNDYVIETHHLGKSFGDVQALRGVDLNVPRHSIFGFLGPNGAGKTTLMKTLLGLVRPTSGSGTIFGHDIVDESVAIRERIGYLPQQPRFIDHMTARENLIFAAHFFFSGTQAKIRARCDEMLALVGLAEKANRPIKGFSGGEKQRLGIALAQVNYPDLLILDEPASALDPLGRQSVLDIMARLRKHTTIFYSTHILDDVQRVSDTVAILNRGQVVASGSIESILNGKDGVVYSIKLKGTPSGLEKRLGALPWVTHTAVSQGDGASLWQVSVSDEAAAEANLLRAVLADSTVTVTEFSRKKYELEEVFMDIVKGDGDER, from the coding sequence ATGACACGCACCAACGACTATGTGATCGAAACCCATCATTTGGGTAAATCTTTTGGGGATGTACAGGCGCTTCGCGGCGTGGATTTGAACGTGCCGAGGCATTCTATTTTCGGATTTCTCGGTCCGAACGGTGCCGGCAAAACCACGCTGATGAAGACCTTGCTCGGTTTGGTACGCCCTACATCCGGCAGCGGGACGATCTTTGGGCACGATATTGTGGACGAGAGCGTCGCCATCCGCGAGCGGATTGGCTACTTGCCGCAGCAGCCGCGCTTCATCGACCACATGACCGCACGCGAAAATTTAATTTTCGCAGCACACTTCTTTTTTAGCGGTACCCAAGCCAAAATCCGGGCGCGATGCGATGAGATGCTTGCGTTGGTCGGGTTAGCCGAAAAGGCGAATCGTCCCATCAAGGGCTTTTCCGGCGGCGAGAAACAACGTCTCGGCATCGCACTGGCACAAGTCAACTATCCCGATCTGCTCATCCTGGACGAACCCGCCTCGGCGCTCGATCCGCTGGGTCGCCAATCCGTGCTGGATATTATGGCGCGTTTGCGCAAGCACACCACCATTTTTTATTCAACCCATATTTTGGATGATGTGCAGCGTGTTAGTGATACGGTCGCGATCCTGAATCGGGGGCAGGTCGTGGCGAGCGGCTCGATTGAAAGTATTTTGAACGGAAAGGATGGCGTGGTCTACTCGATCAAATTGAAAGGCACGCCGAGCGGATTGGAGAAACGACTAGGGGCGTTGCCCTGGGTCACGCATACAGCGGTGTCGCAAGGTGATGGTGCCAGTCTTTGGCAGGTCAGTGTCAGCGACGAGGCTGCGGCTGAAGCGAATTTGCTGCGGGCAGTGCTGGCAGACTCGACGGTCACGGTGACAGAGTTCAGCCGCAAAAAGTATGAATTGGAAGAAGTTTTTATGGATATTGTGAAGGGAGATGGCGATGAGCGCTAA
- a CDS encoding DUF3828 domain-containing protein has protein sequence MKNKNQLGFLIILAAAIFSALAFVIFPAMKINDRQSINQPDQVVQDFYTWYLAYDGNPLVDKAYQSSSFLSTDFITFLDDFTQAEMRYDPILCAQDKPTEINTSQAQVSGAQASVEVSTSLAGHQFTVELVQIDNAWLMNRVICQP, from the coding sequence ATGAAAAACAAAAATCAGCTTGGGTTTCTGATCATTTTGGCTGCGGCAATCTTTAGTGCTTTGGCTTTTGTGATCTTTCCGGCGATGAAGATTAATGACCGGCAAAGCATAAACCAACCGGATCAGGTCGTGCAGGATTTTTATACTTGGTATCTGGCTTACGACGGCAATCCGCTGGTGGACAAAGCCTACCAATCCAGTTCGTTTCTCAGCACGGACTTCATCACCTTTTTAGACGATTTCACACAAGCGGAGATGCGCTACGACCCGATCTTGTGCGCGCAGGACAAGCCGACGGAAATCAACACCTCACAGGCGCAGGTTTCCGGCGCTCAAGCCAGTGTTGAAGTCTCGACCAGCCTTGCTGGTCATCAGTTCACGGTTGAATTAGTGCAAATTGATAACGCCTGGTTAATGAACCGGGTGATTTGCCAACCTTAA
- a CDS encoding response regulator transcription factor, which produces MLVDDHAVVRSGLSTFLLTCDDMELVGEASSGEQALSLCPQTKPDVVLMDLVMPGMDGATATRKFRERCPEIQVIVLTSFKEQELVQGALQAGAIGYLLKDVSADELANAIRAAYAGKPTLAPEAAQALIDATRMPAEKIGFDLTEREKEVLALMTEGLNNSQIADQLVVSRSTAKFHVSSILSKLGASSRTEAVATALKHNLVK; this is translated from the coding sequence ATGCTGGTCGATGACCACGCCGTTGTGCGCAGCGGGCTATCCACTTTTTTGTTGACCTGCGATGATATGGAACTGGTGGGGGAAGCATCCAGCGGGGAGCAGGCACTCAGCCTGTGCCCGCAGACCAAGCCGGATGTCGTATTGATGGATCTCGTCATGCCCGGCATGGACGGCGCTACGGCAACTCGCAAATTCCGGGAACGATGTCCCGAAATCCAGGTGATCGTCCTGACCAGTTTTAAGGAACAAGAGCTGGTTCAGGGCGCCTTGCAAGCGGGTGCGATCGGTTATCTGCTCAAGGATGTCAGCGCCGATGAATTGGCAAATGCCATTCGTGCGGCGTATGCGGGCAAACCGACTCTGGCACCCGAAGCCGCCCAAGCCCTGATCGATGCCACGCGAATGCCCGCCGAAAAAATCGGCTTTGACCTGACCGAGCGCGAAAAAGAAGTGCTGGCTCTGATGACGGAGGGGTTAAATAACAGCCAAATCGCGGATCAACTGGTGGTCAGCCGCTCGACGGCGAAGTTTCATGTGAGCAGTATCCTGTCCAAATTGGGAGCGTCCAGCCGCACCGAAGCAGTTGCAACCGCCTTGAAGCATAACCTGGTCAAGTAG